A part of Silvimonas soli genomic DNA contains:
- a CDS encoding DUF4376 domain-containing protein — MNNIAYRFRPETGEYLGAVQLQENWKEPGTYLPAANSTNIAPPETGEQQAAVFDGTSWQLVADYRNQACWLADGSQQAIAELGPLPDGTSLKPPPPSMDELRAAALAQLPDWEASERMAGIDHGGSTWLTTPAALQDIRDALLAGMVPGGMWVDASGAVVPMTLPDLQSLWADCVGRGTGIYQRRLAMAAAIASMTRAQLNKFTPGWS; from the coding sequence ATGAATAACATCGCGTATCGCTTTCGCCCGGAAACCGGCGAATACCTTGGTGCCGTCCAGTTGCAAGAAAACTGGAAAGAGCCGGGCACCTATCTGCCCGCCGCCAACAGCACCAACATTGCTCCACCTGAAACCGGCGAGCAGCAAGCCGCTGTGTTTGATGGCACCAGTTGGCAACTGGTCGCAGACTATCGTAACCAGGCGTGCTGGCTGGCCGATGGTAGTCAGCAAGCGATTGCCGAGCTTGGGCCTTTGCCTGATGGCACCAGTCTGAAACCACCACCGCCCAGCATGGATGAACTGCGCGCCGCCGCGTTGGCGCAATTGCCCGACTGGGAAGCGAGCGAACGCATGGCGGGTATCGACCATGGCGGGAGCACCTGGCTGACCACACCCGCCGCATTGCAGGATATCCGCGACGCCTTGCTGGCGGGCATGGTGCCAGGCGGAATGTGGGTAGATGCATCCGGCGCCGTCGTTCCGATGACCCTGCCGGATCTCCAGTCACTGTGGGCGGATTGCGTGGGCCGGGGCACCGGCATCTATCAACGGCGGCTGGCGATGGCTGCTGCCATTGCGTCCATGACTCGTGCCCAACTCAATAAATTCACACCCGGGTGGAGCTAG
- a CDS encoding phage tail tape measure protein, with the protein MGGALGNITVDLTANTAGFDSGLSRSDYLADRTGTNIARSLGRIDGALAALRQNGGGVERTMLQANRAVAGMRQTSEQTARAVGDVSTSIDKLVSSAGMLGKLSLGVLAGGALVGSINEAALLAARYNTLGAAEMAVGANAGYSRAQLYQIEQQLRATGISAIESRSNITKLVQAHVDLSKASQLARIAQDAAVIGNLNSSEAFGSLVHGIQSANVEVLRNVGINVSFEQSYKAMAKSLGVTTEQLTEQDKLQARVNVVMDAGTTIAGTYQAAMGEAGKQLQSNKRYLEDLKVSIGQNFMGALSAGANTAATALKALNANGETIGIAMAAMAATTAGALGGRLVSSIQASATAMLESRAASVAAADGALQLASADTARAGASLTAARTDQSAAVALLEKAGAEVMAAQQERLLAAAEVERTALQARLAAGTAEATAANTIAASSVARLAAAETALTAALQVAGAAESTSAVAATRLASANAEAAISAEAHAVAERSLAVASTTSGAALSAGGAVLSALGGPIGITIIALSALAMNWTAVAAAAGDAAAVSEQAATRIRNALAMGDEATIKAQIDSARKQKAQYEALAKARGVEMDKGGFASRLAASMDPAAMDAAVAGNNVVIQNAKKGIEESDKIIKQGEAALKSVDAQRKASDPAEQANQRLQMQLDGLTKTLKTKGEKLKEEQAVLNDALAKGLISKADYEEQSHRLEEKYKEKAQHGPKTPAGDRYVDRLDERIASLTAQSAATDKLTASEKELAEFESKLKAGRDPSLARDADAIRQRLQTAAQLERQEVTRTEAQKEINKQLEKEEKLRSRIVEVNREMADYSQGRDQTNNRETETFGMGDDARKFVEQLNTASDAYQRFREKLTKNLDGGVINSQAYTDALQQIDAAEQAQLAREREYHAQWLDMESSWANGATRALANYQESAANVAQQTQELFGRAFSGMEDALVTFATTGKLNFKSLAESIISDLIRIQMRAQMSSIFGTLLNMGMSAMGDSFGSDTGPDLNANLGLGYDAANSTASSMAAPAGQYDWIGRADGGPVVGAGGGTADKVPMLASNGEYVISTMAVQHYGPEFMAAINQRQYQPIRRASGGPVGSVGGGLVSLDTGPRSPVLAMAGANSAVAGIPARASATTINLTQTFQIGGGEGSGRGDEKTEQKSGDTDSTMRQFADRMKVTAFDVIQTELRDGGLIWSYLNRR; encoded by the coding sequence ATGGGTGGCGCACTGGGCAATATCACAGTTGATCTGACCGCGAACACAGCTGGATTTGATTCCGGCTTGTCGCGGTCGGACTATCTGGCCGACCGCACTGGTACCAACATCGCCCGATCGCTGGGGCGTATTGATGGTGCGCTTGCTGCGTTACGCCAGAACGGCGGAGGCGTCGAACGCACCATGCTGCAGGCCAATCGGGCTGTTGCAGGAATGCGGCAAACCAGCGAGCAAACCGCACGTGCGGTGGGCGACGTCAGCACATCCATCGACAAGCTGGTGTCCAGTGCGGGCATGCTGGGCAAGTTGTCGCTGGGCGTACTGGCTGGCGGTGCGCTCGTCGGCAGCATCAACGAAGCCGCGTTACTTGCCGCCCGCTACAACACATTGGGCGCCGCAGAAATGGCGGTTGGCGCGAACGCCGGTTACAGCCGTGCGCAGCTTTACCAGATCGAGCAGCAGTTACGCGCTACCGGTATTTCTGCGATTGAGTCCCGCTCGAATATCACGAAGCTGGTACAGGCTCACGTGGACTTGTCCAAGGCCAGCCAACTGGCGCGTATCGCCCAAGACGCGGCTGTGATCGGCAATCTCAATAGCTCGGAAGCGTTCGGCAGCCTGGTACATGGCATCCAGTCGGCTAACGTGGAGGTGCTGCGCAACGTCGGTATTAACGTCAGCTTTGAGCAATCCTACAAGGCGATGGCCAAGTCACTGGGGGTGACTACAGAGCAATTGACCGAACAGGACAAGTTGCAGGCGCGCGTTAATGTGGTGATGGATGCAGGGACCACCATCGCGGGCACTTACCAGGCCGCCATGGGCGAAGCGGGCAAGCAACTGCAAAGTAACAAGCGCTATCTGGAAGACCTCAAAGTCTCCATTGGCCAGAATTTCATGGGCGCTCTTTCTGCCGGTGCCAATACAGCGGCGACCGCGCTCAAGGCGCTCAACGCCAACGGGGAGACCATAGGCATTGCCATGGCGGCGATGGCCGCGACCACAGCGGGTGCATTGGGTGGGCGTCTGGTGAGTTCCATCCAGGCCAGCGCAACCGCGATGCTGGAAAGTCGCGCCGCCAGTGTTGCAGCAGCCGACGGTGCATTGCAACTGGCGTCCGCCGATACGGCGCGCGCTGGCGCGTCGTTGACCGCTGCCCGTACCGATCAGTCCGCCGCCGTGGCTTTGCTGGAAAAGGCAGGCGCCGAAGTCATGGCCGCGCAGCAAGAACGATTACTTGCTGCCGCCGAGGTGGAGCGCACCGCGCTGCAGGCCCGACTGGCAGCGGGTACTGCAGAAGCGACGGCGGCGAACACCATCGCGGCCAGCAGTGTGGCGCGGCTGGCAGCGGCAGAAACCGCGTTGACTGCCGCGCTGCAGGTTGCCGGTGCAGCGGAAAGCACGTCTGCTGTCGCTGCCACGCGGCTGGCCAGCGCCAACGCCGAAGCCGCCATTTCTGCCGAAGCGCACGCCGTGGCAGAACGTAGCCTGGCTGTGGCCAGCACCACCTCTGGCGCCGCATTGTCTGCGGGTGGTGCCGTCCTTAGTGCACTCGGTGGTCCGATTGGCATCACGATCATTGCACTCTCGGCGCTGGCCATGAACTGGACCGCCGTGGCCGCTGCAGCCGGTGACGCGGCGGCGGTATCCGAGCAGGCCGCCACCCGTATCCGCAACGCGCTGGCCATGGGTGACGAAGCCACGATCAAGGCGCAGATCGATAGCGCCCGCAAGCAGAAAGCCCAGTACGAGGCACTGGCCAAAGCGCGTGGCGTGGAAATGGACAAGGGCGGGTTTGCATCGCGCCTGGCCGCATCCATGGACCCTGCTGCGATGGATGCAGCGGTGGCCGGTAACAACGTAGTGATCCAGAACGCCAAAAAGGGGATCGAGGAGTCCGACAAGATCATCAAGCAGGGTGAAGCGGCGCTTAAAAGCGTGGACGCCCAACGCAAGGCATCGGACCCGGCTGAACAGGCAAACCAGCGTTTGCAGATGCAACTGGATGGCCTGACCAAAACCCTCAAGACCAAAGGCGAAAAGCTGAAGGAAGAACAAGCGGTCCTCAACGACGCGCTGGCCAAGGGCTTGATCAGCAAAGCGGATTACGAAGAGCAAAGTCACAGGCTGGAAGAGAAGTACAAGGAGAAGGCCCAGCATGGTCCTAAAACCCCTGCCGGTGACCGGTATGTAGACCGGCTGGACGAACGCATTGCATCACTGACGGCGCAATCTGCCGCAACCGACAAGCTCACGGCCAGTGAAAAAGAACTGGCCGAGTTTGAGTCCAAGCTGAAAGCAGGGCGTGATCCGAGTCTGGCCCGCGATGCGGATGCCATCCGCCAGCGCCTGCAAACAGCGGCGCAGCTGGAGCGGCAGGAAGTGACCCGCACGGAAGCGCAAAAAGAGATCAACAAGCAGCTGGAAAAAGAAGAAAAGCTGCGCTCGCGCATCGTGGAAGTAAATCGGGAAATGGCCGATTACAGCCAAGGTCGTGACCAGACCAACAACCGCGAAACCGAAACCTTCGGCATGGGCGACGATGCCCGCAAGTTTGTGGAGCAACTGAATACCGCGTCGGACGCGTATCAGCGATTCCGGGAAAAGCTGACCAAGAATCTGGACGGCGGCGTGATCAACAGCCAGGCGTATACCGACGCGCTGCAGCAGATTGACGCCGCCGAACAGGCACAACTGGCGCGCGAACGGGAATACCACGCCCAGTGGCTGGACATGGAATCCAGCTGGGCCAATGGCGCCACACGGGCGCTGGCCAACTACCAGGAATCCGCAGCCAATGTAGCGCAGCAAACGCAGGAATTGTTCGGGCGCGCGTTCAGCGGCATGGAAGATGCACTGGTGACCTTTGCCACCACCGGCAAGCTCAATTTCAAGAGCCTGGCCGAAAGCATCATTTCAGACCTGATCCGCATCCAGATGCGCGCACAAATGTCTTCCATCTTCGGGACGCTGCTCAATATGGGCATGAGCGCGATGGGCGACAGCTTTGGCTCGGATACTGGCCCAGACCTCAACGCCAATCTGGGTCTGGGCTACGACGCGGCCAACAGCACGGCATCGAGTATGGCCGCGCCTGCCGGGCAATACGACTGGATCGGGCGTGCTGATGGTGGGCCGGTGGTTGGCGCGGGCGGCGGTACAGCAGACAAGGTGCCGATGCTCGCCAGCAACGGCGAATATGTGATCAGCACCATGGCCGTTCAGCACTATGGGCCGGAATTCATGGCGGCAATTAATCAGCGCCAGTATCAGCCGATTCGCCGCGCAAGCGGTGGGCCGGTGGGTAGTGTCGGTGGCGGTCTGGTTTCACTCGATACCGGGCCGCGTTCGCCTGTTCTGGCCATGGCCGGGGCAAATTCTGCTGTGGCCGGTATCCCGGCGCGTGCATCCGCCACAACTATCAATCTCACTCAGACGTTCCAGATTGGCGGAGGTGAGGGTAGCGGGCGCGGCGATGAAAAAACCGAGCAGAAGTCGGGCGATACGGACAGCACCATGCGCCAGTTTGCCGACCGCATGAAGGTGACCGCGTTCGATGTGATCCAGACCGAATTGCGGGACGGTGGCCTGATCTGGTCTTACTTAAACCGCCGCTAA
- a CDS encoding phage tail assembly protein T: MRLALALGHVDVDGMLDSIGESRFQEWMNYYELEPWGEERADLRIGTLAAATVNLHLKKGARPFRATDFMPYLVSKPEGASSTAEIKSVLRSVAGGPRRD; this comes from the coding sequence ATGCGACTGGCTCTGGCCCTCGGACATGTTGATGTCGATGGCATGCTTGATTCGATAGGTGAGTCCCGGTTTCAGGAGTGGATGAATTACTACGAGCTGGAGCCTTGGGGAGAAGAACGCGCCGACTTGCGCATCGGTACGTTGGCGGCGGCAACGGTCAATCTGCACCTTAAAAAAGGGGCCAGGCCGTTCCGTGCCACCGACTTCATGCCCTATCTGGTCAGCAAACCGGAAGGTGCCAGCAGCACGGCTGAAATCAAATCGGTGCTGCGCTCGGTCGCGGGTGGACCGCGCCGGGATTGA
- a CDS encoding host specificity protein J, with translation MELIGYKKGGGGGSTPTEARDSLRSISYARVLDLLSEGEIGGLVDGGRSIILDGTPLQNSDGSYNFQNVKVDTRVGTQDQGYIAGFPAVESEYALGVELKSDQDWSRLVNRPTLSALRLRLTVPQLQQTNTSNGNITGYRIEYAIDLSTDGAAFQNVFRGAFDGKTTTTYTRSHRIDLPKAKTGWQLRVHRITPNKNSATIADRVTIESLTEVIDAKLRYPNSAVVGIQIDASQFSSIPTRAYDCYLRLIRVPDNYDPRTRTYVGIWKGNFKIAWTDNPAWIYYDLVLHQRYGLGDRINATQIDKFQLYRIAQYCDELVPDGKGGTEPRFACNVYLQTQEQAYKVLQDLASIFRGVSYWASGQVVVAADAPADTAYLYTPANIIDGKFTYAGSPLSTRYTTAMVSWCDQSDMGRQKVEYVEDPEGIARYGINKADITAFGCTSQSQAQRAGQWALISSRLETGTVSFSVGLDGAICLPGQIVAIADPHRAGRRNGGRIRAVAGKAITLDKAPVVRAGDLLSVVLPTAVIESREVLSVDGDTVTVKTAFSTPPIPESVWLLDSAELAPQLFRVMNVKMRDKDGLIFDITGTQHEPGKFGAVDYGTRIDVRPITVIPPSVQPPPANVRLTTFSMINQGIALTSLNIAWDAAQGAIAYVVEWRRDNGDWVTAGRTGGLGVDIQGIYAGAYVARVRAINPLEVASVPAYSMETQLQGKTTPPPVVTMLKPTALPMAIRLDWGFPSGPLDVERTEIWYSTSNDRANAIKLADLAYPQNTYTQMGLAAAVDFWYWARLIDKSGNIGAWYPDGQGVHGRSSSDATEILAYLGGQIGETQLAKSMLDKIDSGAGATVKVDQLASDVAAQWSVKVGMTANGQYYFGGLGLGIENNAGVVTSQVLVMASRFAVINDYNNGVTPAFVVQGGQTIINDAVIGRISANKIDAGSLSAITSNLGDITAGVIHNADWSIGMNLNAGPNDYALWAPGFWFKPDGSGYMARGRLGGAVAAASGNSVQGFSIPSGGGSVVFRIDTGVDIDTNSPETVMPYFAVVTTPDPQMAQFQIEASVVLRRNVAGASVYRVCIVVTLTFDKQFYGTGRGFSWVLYRS, from the coding sequence ATGGAACTGATCGGATACAAGAAAGGTGGTGGTGGCGGCTCTACGCCAACAGAAGCCCGCGACAGCCTGCGCAGCATTTCGTATGCGCGGGTGCTGGACCTGTTGTCTGAGGGCGAAATCGGCGGGCTGGTCGATGGCGGGCGCAGCATCATCCTCGACGGCACACCGTTGCAGAATTCGGACGGCAGCTACAACTTTCAAAACGTCAAAGTGGATACGCGTGTCGGTACCCAGGACCAGGGCTATATCGCGGGCTTTCCTGCTGTGGAAAGCGAATACGCGCTCGGTGTTGAACTGAAGTCAGATCAGGACTGGTCGCGTTTGGTAAACCGTCCGACGCTGTCGGCATTACGTCTGCGCCTGACCGTGCCGCAATTGCAGCAGACCAATACGTCCAACGGCAATATCACTGGTTACCGGATCGAGTATGCGATAGACCTATCCACCGACGGTGCCGCGTTTCAGAACGTGTTCAGGGGCGCTTTCGATGGCAAGACCACGACCACCTACACCCGCAGCCACCGCATTGATTTGCCCAAAGCCAAAACTGGCTGGCAGTTGCGGGTACACCGGATCACGCCCAACAAGAACAGCGCAACCATTGCCGATCGCGTGACCATAGAATCGCTAACCGAAGTCATCGATGCCAAGTTGCGTTACCCGAACTCGGCGGTGGTCGGTATACAGATCGATGCCAGCCAGTTTTCCAGCATCCCGACGCGTGCTTACGACTGCTATCTGCGCCTGATCAGAGTGCCGGACAACTACGACCCGCGCACCCGTACGTACGTGGGTATCTGGAAAGGCAATTTCAAAATTGCGTGGACTGATAACCCCGCGTGGATTTACTACGACCTGGTATTGCACCAGCGTTACGGTCTGGGTGACCGCATCAACGCGACCCAGATCGACAAATTCCAGCTGTATCGTATTGCACAGTATTGCGATGAACTGGTGCCCGATGGCAAGGGCGGTACTGAACCGCGCTTTGCCTGCAACGTGTACCTGCAAACACAGGAACAGGCCTACAAGGTGCTGCAAGACCTGGCCAGCATTTTCCGGGGCGTGTCTTACTGGGCGTCGGGCCAGGTGGTGGTGGCAGCGGATGCGCCGGCCGACACCGCGTATCTGTATACCCCGGCCAATATTATCGACGGCAAGTTTACCTACGCGGGGAGCCCGCTCAGTACGCGTTACACCACGGCCATGGTCAGCTGGTGCGATCAGTCTGATATGGGGCGCCAGAAAGTCGAATACGTGGAAGACCCGGAGGGTATCGCCCGATACGGCATCAACAAGGCGGACATCACCGCGTTTGGCTGTACCAGCCAAAGCCAGGCGCAGCGCGCTGGGCAATGGGCTTTGATCAGCAGTCGGCTGGAAACTGGCACTGTGTCGTTTTCTGTGGGGCTGGACGGCGCCATCTGCCTGCCGGGCCAGATCGTGGCCATTGCCGACCCGCATCGCGCCGGGCGCCGCAATGGTGGCCGTATCAGGGCGGTAGCAGGCAAGGCCATCACACTGGACAAGGCACCGGTGGTGCGTGCAGGTGATCTGCTGTCGGTGGTATTGCCGACCGCCGTCATTGAATCGCGCGAGGTGTTGAGCGTGGACGGTGACACGGTGACGGTGAAAACTGCGTTTTCAACACCGCCCATCCCCGAGTCCGTCTGGTTGCTGGACAGCGCTGAACTGGCGCCGCAATTGTTCCGTGTGATGAACGTCAAAATGCGGGACAAAGACGGCCTGATCTTTGATATCACAGGCACCCAGCACGAGCCGGGCAAGTTTGGCGCGGTGGATTACGGTACGCGGATCGATGTACGACCGATCACCGTGATTCCGCCAAGCGTCCAGCCACCGCCCGCCAACGTGCGCCTGACCACGTTCAGCATGATCAACCAGGGCATTGCGTTGACATCACTGAATATCGCCTGGGATGCCGCTCAAGGTGCTATCGCCTACGTGGTGGAATGGCGCAGGGATAATGGCGACTGGGTCACAGCAGGGCGCACGGGCGGGCTGGGTGTGGATATCCAGGGTATTTACGCGGGTGCCTATGTGGCGCGGGTGCGGGCGATCAACCCATTGGAAGTCGCCTCGGTACCGGCGTACTCCATGGAAACACAGCTGCAGGGCAAAACCACGCCACCACCCGTCGTGACCATGTTGAAACCCACCGCGCTGCCCATGGCCATCAGGCTGGACTGGGGTTTTCCGAGTGGCCCGCTGGACGTGGAGCGGACTGAAATCTGGTACAGCACCAGCAACGACCGGGCCAACGCCATCAAGCTGGCCGACCTGGCTTACCCGCAGAACACCTATACGCAGATGGGTTTGGCTGCAGCAGTGGACTTCTGGTATTGGGCAAGGCTGATCGACAAGTCGGGGAATATAGGGGCGTGGTACCCCGACGGGCAAGGCGTACATGGGCGTAGCAGTAGCGACGCGACCGAAATTCTGGCGTACCTCGGTGGCCAGATCGGGGAAACGCAACTGGCCAAGTCGATGCTGGACAAGATCGACAGCGGCGCGGGTGCCACTGTGAAGGTGGACCAGCTGGCCAGCGACGTCGCGGCGCAATGGTCAGTCAAAGTGGGAATGACCGCCAACGGCCAATACTACTTTGGCGGCCTGGGCCTGGGCATCGAGAACAATGCGGGGGTGGTTACCAGTCAGGTTCTGGTCATGGCAAGTCGATTTGCGGTGATCAACGACTACAACAATGGCGTTACACCGGCCTTTGTTGTGCAGGGTGGCCAGACCATTATCAATGACGCGGTGATCGGGAGGATATCGGCGAACAAGATTGATGCGGGCTCGCTGTCGGCGATTACCTCAAACCTTGGCGATATCACGGCGGGGGTGATTCATAACGCGGACTGGTCGATTGGCATGAATCTGAACGCGGGGCCGAACGATTACGCGCTCTGGGCGCCAGGGTTCTGGTTCAAACCGGATGGATCGGGCTACATGGCGCGGGGCCGACTGGGTGGTGCCGTTGCAGCTGCAAGTGGCAACTCTGTCCAAGGGTTCAGCATTCCATCTGGCGGCGGTAGCGTCGTGTTCAGAATCGACACTGGAGTGGATATCGATACGAATAGCCCGGAAACCGTGATGCCGTATTTCGCGGTGGTCACTACGCCCGATCCGCAAATGGCGCAATTCCAGATTGAGGCCAGTGTTGTACTGCGCCGAAACGTGGCTGGCGCCTCGGTTTACCGCGTGTGCATTGTGGTAACGCTCACATTTGACAAGCAGTTTTACGGCACGGGTCGCGGCTTCTCTTGGGTGCTCTATCGGTCCTGA
- a CDS encoding phage tail protein: MDTFVWSPQIGAEGETKFAQLKAQFGDGYAVRVADGLNNISDSWPLSFTGESDEVFPIRDFLESHADGRAFFWTAPGREQAGLYTAAGLKFKSLGGGLYTLTVTLEQTFKPGFRYNGEAQYDGTRQYWSN, from the coding sequence ATGGACACATTTGTGTGGAGTCCGCAGATCGGCGCGGAAGGGGAAACCAAGTTTGCGCAACTCAAAGCGCAGTTTGGCGACGGATACGCGGTGCGGGTGGCAGATGGCCTGAACAACATTTCTGATTCGTGGCCGCTGTCGTTCACCGGCGAAAGCGACGAAGTATTCCCCATCCGGGATTTTCTCGAAAGCCATGCGGATGGTCGCGCGTTTTTCTGGACCGCGCCGGGTCGTGAGCAGGCAGGGCTGTATACCGCTGCCGGATTGAAATTTAAAAGCCTGGGCGGTGGCCTGTACACACTGACAGTGACGCTGGAACAAACATTCAAGCCGGGCTTTCGTTATAACGGCGAGGCGCAGTACGACGGCACCCGCCAGTATTGGAGCAATTGA
- a CDS encoding M23 family metallopeptidase: MNYKNTVFDWPLDSNIIRRGLNANTFGMVRHDANGPRAHQGWDFFAPTGTPVYAVADGTVVFAGNRGDFGLLIVIEHPGTGIYSAYAHLSRIDRDRGRAVHLGDQIGLSGCSGNAAGMTGPDQHLHFEIRTQALPGLGLAGRISPLQVFGICPMCRPDLRGA, translated from the coding sequence ATGAACTACAAAAACACCGTATTTGACTGGCCGCTGGATAGCAACATCATTCGGCGCGGTCTGAACGCCAACACCTTCGGCATGGTGCGCCATGACGCCAACGGCCCACGCGCGCATCAAGGCTGGGATTTCTTCGCTCCTACCGGCACACCGGTTTACGCCGTCGCTGATGGCACTGTGGTCTTCGCGGGTAATCGGGGCGACTTCGGTTTGCTGATCGTGATCGAGCACCCAGGAACGGGCATCTACTCCGCCTATGCCCACCTCTCGCGCATCGACCGGGACCGGGGAAGGGCGGTTCACTTGGGTGATCAGATTGGCCTGTCAGGCTGCAGCGGCAATGCGGCAGGGATGACTGGCCCGGACCAGCATCTGCACTTCGAGATTCGGACACAAGCGCTACCGGGCTTGGGCTTGGCAGGGCGGATTAGCCCGTTGCAAGTGTTTGGGATTTGCCCAATGTGCAGACCAGACCTTCGCGGCGCTTGA
- a CDS encoding phage minor tail protein L, with translation MPILADMQRLEPGGKVRLYELDATRIGGDLLRFHPYPQSGSIWWQDNEYTAWAVQIEGIERSAQGTAPRPRLTVGNIGMGSDGEPIAGIVSAMCIALDDLIGADVIFRCTLAQYLDDCNFQEGNPSADATEEFPPELWKIEQKNAENPDNVEFLLVSPLDFDNVRLPRRQIMANVCSWLGIGGSGYRGPDCGYTGALYFDRQDNPVSDPALDRCRGLLCSCKKRWGENEELPFGSFPGADLTRV, from the coding sequence ATGCCCATTCTTGCGGACATGCAGCGGCTGGAGCCGGGCGGCAAGGTGCGACTCTATGAACTTGACGCCACACGAATTGGTGGCGATCTACTACGGTTTCATCCCTACCCGCAGTCGGGCTCCATCTGGTGGCAGGACAACGAATACACCGCATGGGCGGTGCAGATCGAAGGGATCGAGCGCAGCGCGCAAGGCACCGCACCGCGCCCCCGGCTGACCGTCGGCAACATTGGCATGGGGTCAGACGGTGAACCGATCGCGGGCATTGTTTCCGCTATGTGTATTGCACTGGATGACCTGATCGGCGCGGATGTGATTTTTCGCTGCACGCTGGCCCAGTACCTGGATGACTGCAATTTTCAGGAAGGCAACCCATCGGCGGATGCGACTGAAGAGTTTCCGCCTGAACTGTGGAAGATCGAGCAGAAGAACGCCGAAAACCCGGACAACGTGGAATTCCTGCTGGTATCACCACTGGACTTTGACAACGTGCGCCTGCCACGCCGCCAGATCATGGCCAACGTGTGCAGTTGGCTGGGCATCGGTGGCAGTGGCTACCGTGGGCCGGATTGCGGTTATACCGGCGCGCTCTATTTTGACCGCCAGGACAACCCGGTCAGTGACCCTGCGCTGGACCGCTGCAGGGGTTTGTTGTGCAGCTGCAAGAAGCGGTGGGGCGAGAACGAGGAATTGCCGTTCGGGAGTTTCCCCGGTGCCGACTTGACGAGGGTTTGA
- a CDS encoding tail assembly protein, whose protein sequence is MEKLRTIRLYGALGAKFGRVHEFVVSNTAGAVRAMCAMLPGFERELMTARDRGVVYAIFHGKRNVAVENLHDPLGADEIRIAPVLTGNKRGGILQVIVGAVLVIVGAVLTYFGFGAIGIPMMKMGAMLALGGVIQMLSPQPAGLGTSDRPDNKASYNFNGPVNTSAQGNPVPLGYGRMIIGSAVISAGIFSEDMA, encoded by the coding sequence ATGGAAAAGCTGCGAACCATTCGCCTGTACGGCGCGCTGGGTGCCAAGTTCGGGCGCGTGCATGAGTTTGTGGTGTCCAACACCGCAGGCGCCGTGCGTGCCATGTGCGCGATGCTGCCCGGCTTTGAACGCGAACTGATGACTGCACGGGACCGTGGCGTGGTCTATGCCATATTCCACGGCAAGCGCAACGTTGCGGTGGAAAACCTGCACGACCCGCTGGGCGCCGATGAAATCCGTATCGCACCTGTCCTGACCGGCAACAAGCGCGGCGGCATTCTACAAGTCATCGTCGGGGCTGTCTTGGTGATTGTAGGGGCTGTGTTGACGTATTTCGGGTTTGGTGCGATCGGCATACCCATGATGAAAATGGGCGCCATGTTGGCATTGGGCGGGGTGATCCAGATGCTCTCGCCACAACCAGCCGGGCTCGGGACCAGTGACCGGCCCGACAACAAGGCCAGCTACAACTTTAACGGCCCGGTGAACACGTCGGCGCAGGGCAACCCGGTACCGCTGGGCTACGGCCGCATGATCATCGGTAGCGCGGTGATTAGTGCCGGGATCTTCTCAGAGGATATGGCCTGA
- a CDS encoding C40 family peptidase → MQKKVLADINAHALQQYPREACGLVLAMGRRQVYLPCNNSASGDGAEQFRISAEQYAAAEDQGKVLAVVHSHPNHTAVASEADRVTCEGSGLPWHIVSVMPGPDDQPVVADLQTIKPVGYKAPLIGREFHHGVLDCYALIRDWYAQEKGITLPDFPRTDGWWERGEDLYMRQFGEAGFTVVPGGIDAVQPGDVILMQYRSPDNANHGGIYLGDVPGIGRSIMLHHLYGRLSERVVYGGYWAEITRAVLRHRELM, encoded by the coding sequence ATGCAAAAAAAAGTGCTGGCCGATATCAATGCCCATGCATTGCAGCAGTATCCGCGCGAAGCCTGCGGGTTGGTGCTGGCCATGGGACGCCGCCAGGTGTACTTGCCGTGCAACAACTCGGCGTCGGGCGACGGTGCCGAGCAGTTTCGGATCTCTGCCGAACAATACGCAGCAGCAGAAGATCAGGGCAAGGTGCTTGCCGTGGTTCACTCGCATCCCAATCACACCGCTGTGGCCAGCGAGGCCGATCGGGTGACGTGTGAGGGTAGTGGCCTGCCGTGGCATATCGTCTCAGTGATGCCCGGCCCGGATGACCAGCCGGTGGTTGCCGATCTGCAGACCATCAAACCCGTGGGCTATAAAGCGCCCCTGATCGGGCGCGAGTTTCATCACGGCGTACTGGATTGCTACGCGTTGATTCGCGACTGGTATGCGCAAGAAAAAGGCATCACCTTGCCGGATTTCCCCCGCACCGATGGCTGGTGGGAGCGCGGCGAAGACCTCTATATGCGTCAGTTTGGCGAGGCGGGTTTTACGGTTGTACCGGGTGGCATCGATGCGGTGCAGCCAGGCGACGTGATCCTGATGCAGTACCGCTCGCCCGACAACGCCAACCATGGCGGTATCTACCTTGGCGATGTGCCCGGTATCGGTCGCAGCATCATGCTGCATCACCTGTATGGCCGGTTGTCCGAGCGCGTGGTGTACGGCGGCTACTGGGCAGAAATCACCCGCGCCGTGCTGCGCCACCGGGAGCTGATGTAA